The following are from one region of the Bactrocera oleae isolate idBacOlea1 chromosome 6, idBacOlea1, whole genome shotgun sequence genome:
- the bora gene encoding protein aurora borealis encodes MDYEKTATPLKLFSAVHMSGKLTHKVGNENLELITTPGNGRCHKKMHPRTPSKAIGCSISTISSIGSSSSKQITCSTLMSTPPAKRFQRIRNPFEPVLAERLHLPLIASPSLFQRPSTPQLSSTHFEWNIDEVSSLKPAHVEPHETQFHDSPDPDYEAKAQSAISSYFKEHQIVPSPVDCPLRSHRIILSELNGNTPITKPGRRIRDCGTQTELSLPVILPRAVEEALMPYFQPHLAIADRTNCDADSQIRFSSDSNAYTFSDAKDISLRRKLFDMNNIVVLEEGRTSTTESKSKTTYSNSSPSSACESTRGGHFAIVGTLSDSMDKSSFGSLSPISASDGLSNSPHSPQKRHSGLKSRIQTFLQELDDVEQLSPIHPPVRQTSRRCHDKREVTNKSQQDSKNTYRCNALNQSEATINGDLSLACIDAGNTNGDKFTPDRSSSPLRLAYCSTELESAIGHHSIDSSFNMKISRLAVNSAKCIKPTTTTGRDTKTQEHDIFAPDETQELLDDDEMQVSQLSAQNFNCSSSSADTPRSKRRSASRKNLSQSFSLNWLDDEEEQVADEKQKAEKQNLPISPIDLPRIDINIVDELIVKEHALQQQQQLQKVNDQRNGVDKQAIVSAAETRAVFYRVDSGFNEMPASGCSSTCSMGASQKSDGALSPTTQLDVSMVCCSTPSKCSDINIVAS; translated from the exons ATGGATTATGAAAAGACTGCAACACCACTGAAGCTATTTTCAGCGGTCCATATGAGTGGTAAATTGACACACAAAGTGGGTAACGAAAATTTAGAATTGATAACTACACCCGGTAATGGGAGATGTCATAAGAAAATGCATCCACGTACACCAAGTAAGGCGATAGGTTGTAGCATATCAACTATAAGCAGTATTGGCAGTAGTTCGTCAAAGCAAATAACTTGTTCCACCCTCATGAGTACGCCGCCAGCGAAACGATTTCAACGCATACGCAATCCTTTCGAACCAGTCTTAGCGGAGCGCTTGCATTTACCACTAATTGCCAG CCCATCCTTGTTTCAGCGGCCTTCGACACCCCAACTGTCGTCAACACATTTCGAATGGAATATCGATGAAGTGTCTTCATTAAAACCAGCGCATGTCGAGCCGCACGAAACGCAATTTCACGACTCGCCCGACCCTGATTATGAAGCCAAAGCTCAATCGGCTATAAGTTCTTATTTCAAGGAACATCAAATTGTGCCGAGCCCAGTTGATTGCCCTTTACGAAGTCATCGCATCATACTTTCCGAATTAAATGGCAATACACCTATTACTAAACCAGGACGACGTATACGTGATTGTGGCACACAAACAGAATTATCATTGCCGGTAATCTTGCCCCGCGCTGTAGAAGAAGCACTAATGCCATATTTTCAACCACATTTAGCAATTGCTGATCGGACAAACTGTGACGCCGATTCGCAAATACGGTTTAGTAGCGATTCAAATGCATATACCTTTAGTGATGCTAAAGACATTTCATTGCGACGTAAACTATTCGATATGAATAATATTGTAGTACTCGAAGAGGGTAGAACATCGACAACTGAATCCAAAAGTAAAACGACATATTCCAACTCCAGTCCATCTTCCGCTTGTGAAAGTACGCGTGGTGGTCATTTTGCCATAGTTGGCACTCTTTCAGATTCTATGGACAAGAGTTCATTCGGCTCGCTTTCTCCAATTTCAGCATCCGATGGTCTATCCAACTCGCCACATTCGCCGCAAAAACGTCACTCTGGCTTGAAATCACGTATTCAAACTTTTCTACAGGAACTAGATGATGTCGAGCAGCTGTCACCAATACATCCACCGGTACGACAAACGAGTAGACGGTGTCATGACAAACGGGAGGTTACAAACAAATCACAGCAAGATTCCAAAAATACCTATCGTTGCAATGCGCTGAACCAGAGTGAAGCAACTATAAACGGAGATCTCTCTTTAGCTTGTATTGATGCTGGTAACACCAACGGTGACAAATTTACGCCTGATCGTAGTTCTTCACCATTACGTTTGGCATATTGCTCTACTGAATTGGAATCGGCAATCGGTCATCATTCAATTGATAGCAGTTTCAATATGAAAATCAGTCGTTTAGCGGTGAATAGTGCGAAGTGcataaaaccaacaacaaccacgGGTCGTGATACTAAAACACAAGAGCATGATATATTCGCTCCCGACGAAACGCAAGAGTTACTTGATGACGATGAAATGCAAGTGTCGCAGTTGTCCGCACAAAATTTCAATTGTAGTTCGAGCTCCGCGGATACGCCGCGTAGTAAAAGACGTTCGGCGAGTCGCAAAAATTTATCACAATCCTTTTCGCTTAATTGGCTAGATGATGAAGAAGAGCAAGTGGCCGATGAAAAGCAAAAAGCAGAAAAACAAAACTTACCAATATCGCCAATAGATTTGCCGCGCATTGATATAAACATAGTGGATGAATTGATTGTTAAAGAACATGCattacagcagcaacaacagttgCAAAAAGTTAACGACCAGCGTAATGGTGTTGACAAGCAAGCTATTGTTAGCGCTGCGGAAACGCGCGCCGTATTCTATCGTGTCGATAGTGGCTTCAATGAGATGCCGGCCAGTGGTTGTTCTTCCACCTGCTCCATGGGCGCAAGTCAAAAGAGTGATGGCGCGCTATCGCCAACAACACAACTTGACGTAAGCATGGTTTGTTGTTCAACACCATCGAAGTGCTCGGACATCAACATCGTTGCATCTTGA